One genomic segment of Chelonia mydas isolate rCheMyd1 chromosome 1, rCheMyd1.pri.v2, whole genome shotgun sequence includes these proteins:
- the LOC102940490 gene encoding olfactory receptor 52R1 yields MPDSNTTNFTNPSTFILLGIPGLEAAHVWISIPFCTMYVIAILGNVTILFVVKREPSLHGPMYYFLCMLAVTDLVLATSILPKTLSIFWFNSREIDFSACLTQMYFIHCFLVVESGMFVAMAFDRYVAICDPLRHSTTLTNPVVAKISLAMVLRGGMFILPYLFLARQWPYCRTNIIPHTHCEHMAVVKLACADTHVSNYYGLFVLFCVKGMDIIFIFLSYIQILRSIFSLPTKDARLKAFGTCGSHLCAIFTFYISSLFSSLNHRYGHNVALHFHVLLANVYLLVPPMLNPIIYGVRTKQIRDRLLHVVTHKGT; encoded by the coding sequence ATGccagattccaacacaaccaacttcaccaacccctccaccttcatcctgttgggcattcctggcctggaggcagcccatgtctggatctccatccccttctgcaccatgtacGTCATAGCCATCTTAGGGAACGTCACCATCCTGTTCGTCGTGAAGAGGGAGCcgagcctccatgggcccatgtactatttcctctgcatgctggccgtCACCGACCTGGTCCTGGCTACATCCATCCTGCCCAAAACACTGAGTATCTTCTGGTTTAATTCCAGGGAGAtagatttcagtgcctgcctcacccagatgtacttcattcactgcttctTAGTGGTGGAGTCTGGGATGTTCGTGGCTATGGCTTttgatcgctacgtggccatctgcgATCCCCTGAGACATTCTACCACCCTTACAAACCCTGTGGTGGCCAAGATCAGCCTGGCTATGGTGTTGCGTGGTGGCATGTTCATATTGCCCTATCTCTTCCTGGCGAGGCaatggccatattgcagaaccaacattaTCCCCCACACGCACTGTGAGCACATGGCCGTGGTGAAGTTGGCCTGTGCAGACACCCACGTCAGTAATTACTACGGCCTCTTTGTACTATTCTGTGTGAAGGGTATGGATATAATTTTTATCTTCCTGTCTTATATCCAGATCCTCAGGAGCATCTTCAGCCTCCCGACAAAGGATGCTCGGCTCAAGGCTTTTGGGACCTgtggctcccacctctgtgccatcTTTACCTTTTACATCtcatctctcttctcctctctcaaCCACCGGTATGGACACAATGTGGCCCTGCATTTCCACGTTCTCCTGGCCAACGTGTAcctcctggtgccccccatgctaaaccccatcatctacggggTGAGGACCAAGCAGATCCGGGACAGGCTGCTCCATGTCGTTACTCATAAAGGGACCTAA